A window of the Aquimarina spinulae genome harbors these coding sequences:
- a CDS encoding DUF1360 domain-containing protein, whose product MDWFIFILKGLCIWRITHLCSAEDGPFDIIITIRKWLGQGLFGSLLDCFYCLSIWVSLPFAIWKGESWSQILLLWFALSGFACLLEQATSKQ is encoded by the coding sequence ATGGATTGGTTCATATTTATTCTAAAGGGGCTTTGCATCTGGAGAATTACACATTTGTGTAGTGCCGAAGACGGCCCCTTTGATATCATTATTACCATCAGAAAATGGCTAGGGCAAGGACTTTTTGGGTCCTTATTAGATTGTTTTTATTGCCTTAGTATATGGGTAAGCTTACCTTTTGCAATATGGAAAGGAGAAAGCTGGAGTCAAATACTCTTGCTTTGGTTTGCATTATCAGGGTTTGCTTGTTTGTTAGAACAAGCTACATCAAAACAATAA